The Callithrix jacchus isolate 240 chromosome X, calJac240_pri, whole genome shotgun sequence genome contains a region encoding:
- the SERPINA7 gene encoding LOW QUALITY PROTEIN: thyroxine-binding globulin (The sequence of the model RefSeq protein was modified relative to this genomic sequence to represent the inferred CDS: inserted 3 bases in 2 codons; deleted 2 bases in 2 codons; substituted 6 bases at 6 genomic stop codons): MSSFLYXVLLVLGLHAPVHCAPPEGKVTTCHSSQQNATLYTMSSINADFAFDLYWRFXLLTPDKNIFFSLVSISAALAMLSFWSCSNTQTEIMETLGFNLTTDTPMLEIQQGFQKLICSLNFPKKQLELQVGNVLFIGKHLEPLAKILDVVKELYETEVFSTDFSNVSAATQEINSHVEMQTKGNVVGLIQDLKPNAIMILVNYIHFKVQWANPFDPSKTEDSSSFLIDKTTTVVVPMMYXMEQYYHLVDMELNCTVLQMDYKRNALVLFVLPKEGQMESVEVTMSSKTLKKWNHLLQKGVLEDVWADXFVPKFSISATYDLGATLLKMGIQHAYAENAEFSGLTEDNGLKCSNLSXXTRAAHKAVLHIGEKETEVAAVPEVELXDQPENTLXHPIIQLYRYFMLLILERSTRSNLFVGKVVNPAEV, encoded by the exons ATGTCATCATTCCTCT CGGTTCTCTTGGTACTTGGGCTTCATGCTCCAGTCCACTGTGCACCACCTGAAGGCAAAGTAACTACCTGCCATTCATCCCAACAAAATGCCACTCTCTATACAATGTCATCCATTAATGCTGACTTTGCATTCGACCTGTACTGGAGGTT CCTTTTGACCCCAGATAAGAACATCTTCTTTTCTCTTGTGAGCATTTCTGCAGCTTTGGCTATGCTTTCTTTTTGGTCCTGCTCCAACACCCAAACTGAGATTATGGAAACCTTGGGATTCAACCTCACA ACAGACACTCCAATGTTAGAGATCCAGCAGGGCTTCCAGAAATTGATCTGTTCACTGAATTTTCCAAAGAAACAATTGGAATTGCAGGTAGGAAATGTCCTCTTCATTGGGAAGCATCTGGAACCACTGGCAAAGATCTTGGATGTTGTCAAG GAACTTTATGAGACTGAAGTCTTTTCTACCGACTTCTCCAATGTTTCTGCAGCCACGCAGGAGATTAACAGTCATGTGGAGATGCAAACCAAAGGGAATGTTGTGGGTCTAATTCAAGACCTAAAACCAAATGCTATCATGATCTTAGTGAACTATATTCATTTTAAAG tCCAGTGGGCAAATCCTTTTGATCCATCCAAGACAGAAGACAGTTCCAGCTTCTTAATAGACAAGACCACCACTGTGGTAGTGCCCATGATGTACTAGATGGAACAATACTATCACCTAGTGGATATGGAATTGAACTGCACAGTGCTGCAAATGGACTACAAGAGGAATGCTCTGGTACTCTTTGTTCTTCCCAAGGAGGGACAGATGGAGTCAGTGGAAGTGACCATGTCATCTAAAACACTGAAGAAGTGGAACCACTTACTGCAGAAGGGGGTCTTAGAGGATGT GTGGGCTGACTAGTTTGTTCCAAAGTTTTCCATTTCTGCCACATATGATCTTGGAGCCACACTTTTGAAGATGGGCATTCAGCATGCCTATGCTGAAAATGCTGAGTTTTCTGGACTTACAGAGGACAATGGTCTGAAATGTTCCAATTTAAGTTGATAAACTAGA GCTGCCCATAAGGCTGTGCTGCACATTGGtgaaaaggaaactgaagttgCAGCTGTCCCTGAAGTTGAACTTTAGGATCAGCCTGAAAACACTCTCTGACACCCTATTATCCAACTTTATAGATATTTCATGTTGTTGATTTTGGAGAGAAGCACCAGGAGTAATCTCTTTGTAGGGAAAGTTGTGAACCCAGCGGAAGTATAG